From Desulfatitalea tepidiphila, the proteins below share one genomic window:
- a CDS encoding ABC transporter substrate-binding protein: MQAQAVDTAPGRLRRWLDELPVGLAPLLIAATGLIAGLYLLVHPVPGQRADLTMWVFGALHADAYQAAAGSFAADTDRTVDVQLINYNAVNQKLRSALWAAVNVPDLVEIEKSAAGGFFRGPLDKVGFLDLKPYLERDAILDRVPAHALAAYTDRGAVFGVPHDIHPVLLAYRADIIDPYLARRGLRMEDLATWDDYFRELRGLLVPDERYLLQIEYGDAWAFQIFLMQRGGGIFGPDGRLRMDDDIAVATMTWMIPLVAESGDRKVAESLGNWDPSFYRGFIEGYYIAALCPDWRSSQIQTFAKELHGKLRVAPLPAPVPGGLRTSQMGGTMLGIARAAKDPELAWRFAKSIYYGSPEQHGRLFRTTNILTPDRRAWSDPAYHEPRPYWSGQALGEQFIAVADEVPPFYSSGFLPSAQAKLNEAIVSCYSRYRSHGADGFEAYVRQRLTSAADYVRRQMAREPDWDAEE, encoded by the coding sequence ATGCAGGCACAGGCGGTCGATACCGCACCGGGGCGCCTCCGGCGTTGGCTGGATGAACTGCCGGTGGGCCTGGCGCCCCTGCTCATCGCCGCCACGGGCCTGATCGCCGGTCTCTATCTGCTTGTTCATCCGGTTCCCGGCCAACGGGCCGACCTGACCATGTGGGTCTTCGGCGCCCTTCATGCCGATGCCTACCAGGCGGCGGCCGGGAGCTTCGCGGCCGATACGGACCGGACGGTGGATGTGCAGCTGATCAACTACAATGCGGTCAACCAGAAGCTCCGCTCGGCCCTCTGGGCCGCGGTGAACGTGCCCGATCTGGTCGAAATCGAGAAGAGCGCGGCCGGCGGCTTTTTCCGCGGGCCGCTGGACAAGGTCGGCTTTCTCGATCTCAAACCCTACCTGGAGCGGGACGCCATCCTCGACCGGGTGCCGGCCCATGCCCTGGCCGCCTACACCGACCGGGGGGCCGTTTTCGGCGTGCCCCACGACATCCACCCGGTCCTGCTGGCCTATCGCGCCGACATCATCGATCCCTACCTGGCCCGGCGCGGCCTGCGCATGGAAGACCTGGCCACCTGGGACGACTACTTCCGCGAACTGCGCGGCCTGCTCGTTCCCGACGAGCGCTACCTGCTGCAGATCGAATATGGCGACGCCTGGGCCTTCCAGATCTTCCTGATGCAGCGCGGCGGCGGCATCTTCGGCCCCGACGGCCGGCTGCGCATGGACGACGACATCGCGGTGGCCACCATGACCTGGATGATTCCCCTGGTCGCCGAATCGGGTGACCGCAAGGTGGCGGAGTCGCTCGGCAACTGGGATCCCTCGTTTTACCGCGGTTTCATCGAAGGGTACTACATCGCCGCGCTCTGTCCGGACTGGCGCTCGTCGCAGATACAGACCTTTGCCAAAGAGCTGCACGGCAAGCTGCGGGTGGCGCCCCTGCCCGCGCCCGTACCGGGCGGCCTGCGCACCAGCCAGATGGGCGGCACCATGCTCGGCATCGCCCGCGCGGCCAAAGACCCCGAGCTGGCCTGGCGGTTCGCCAAGTCGATCTATTACGGCTCGCCCGAACAGCACGGACGGCTGTTCCGCACCACCAACATCCTCACCCCGGACCGCCGGGCCTGGAGCGACCCGGCCTATCACGAACCGCGGCCCTATTGGAGCGGCCAGGCCCTGGGCGAGCAATTCATCGCCGTGGCCGACGAGGTGCCGCCCTTTTACTCCAGCGGATTTCTGCCCTCGGCCCAGGCCAAACTCAACGAGGCCATCGTCTCCTGCTACAGCCGTTACCGCTCCCACGGGGCCGACGGCTTCGAGGCCTACGTCCGTCAACGCCTGACGTCGGCCGCGGACTACGTGCGCCGGCAGATGGCCCGCGAGCCCGATTGGGATGCCGAGGAGTGA
- a CDS encoding YebG family protein → MAVITRYIIVRHGIELDQVFEDKKLAEAYDNMLDAAENLAAFIKQGDLGVAIDAETIDAIAIHLAKNAPEVNRILKGIKPIKPAAGGTAKPEPHAAPSTDEDKKRPGRKPGPKPGEK, encoded by the coding sequence ATGGCCGTTATCACCCGATATATCATCGTCCGCCATGGCATCGAACTCGACCAGGTGTTTGAAGATAAAAAACTGGCCGAAGCGTACGACAACATGCTCGATGCCGCCGAGAACCTGGCGGCCTTTATCAAACAGGGCGATCTCGGCGTCGCCATCGATGCCGAGACCATCGATGCGATCGCCATTCACCTGGCCAAGAACGCTCCCGAAGTGAACCGGATTTTAAAAGGCATCAAACCAATCAAACCGGCTGCCGGTGGGACCGCCAAACCTGAACCCCACGCAGCGCCGTCGACCGACGAGGACAAAAAAAGACCCGGCCGAAAACCCGGCCCAAAACCCGGCGAAAAATAA
- a CDS encoding MaoC/PaaZ C-terminal domain-containing protein: protein MNVGSHHVGKRLKSYQMTVFQRDTMNFAACIADGNPLYFDDECETGVVAHPMYSVAVTWPILEKIDAYMEWEAFPREILATQVHYSEHLVLHRLMVPGDRLTIKGDIAAIIPHRSGTHMITRLAACDAHGKPVFTEYIGALMRGVTCTDPGRGADGVPSTPAAKAAPPFSWEASIPVDPLLPYLYDGCTRIHFPIHTSRHFARQVGLPGIILQGTATLALCVKEIVNREAAADPHRLASVSCRFTGMVLPGDTILLQADRDRNSHVFFHVLNSQGRRAISHGHIQLHR from the coding sequence ATGAATGTTGGATCCCATCACGTCGGCAAGCGCTTGAAGAGCTATCAAATGACGGTTTTTCAGCGCGATACGATGAATTTCGCCGCCTGCATCGCGGACGGCAATCCGCTCTATTTTGACGATGAATGCGAGACGGGGGTCGTCGCCCACCCCATGTACAGCGTCGCCGTGACCTGGCCCATTCTGGAAAAAATAGATGCGTATATGGAATGGGAAGCGTTCCCCCGTGAAATTCTGGCGACCCAGGTCCATTACAGCGAGCATCTGGTCCTGCATCGATTGATGGTGCCCGGCGATCGACTGACGATCAAAGGGGATATAGCGGCCATCATCCCCCACCGATCCGGCACGCACATGATCACGCGCCTGGCGGCTTGCGACGCCCACGGCAAGCCCGTCTTTACGGAATATATCGGCGCGTTGATGCGCGGCGTCACCTGTACCGATCCGGGCAGGGGGGCGGACGGGGTCCCGTCGACACCGGCGGCAAAGGCCGCGCCGCCCTTTTCATGGGAAGCGTCCATTCCCGTAGACCCTTTATTGCCCTATCTGTACGACGGCTGCACCCGAATCCATTTTCCGATTCATACCTCCCGACATTTTGCCCGGCAGGTCGGCCTGCCCGGTATCATTCTCCAGGGGACCGCGACACTGGCGCTTTGCGTAAAAGAGATCGTGAATCGGGAAGCGGCGGCCGATCCGCATCGGCTCGCATCGGTTTCATGCCGCTTCACCGGAATGGTTCTGCCGGGTGACACGATCCTCCTGCAGGCAGACCGCGACCGGAATTCCCATGTGTTCTTCCACGTGCTGAACAGCCAGGGCCGGCGTGCGATCAGCCATGGCCACATCCAACTCCATCGATAG
- a CDS encoding glycoside hydrolase family 5 protein codes for MPDHVAVMPATRLRGVNLGGWLVLEKWMTPSLFQGLAATDETTWCAELGRDAPARLRHHWENFITRDDFAWLADVGINAVRIPLGHWIFGPPYPYHPKYGADPHPFVEGGIDVLDLAMGWAEQFGLWVILDLHAAPGCQNGFDNGGILNVCEWHTREDYLAHSVDVLGRLAERYGGSSALYGIQMLNEPRWDVPTPLLEDYYRRAYDAIRAHYPPERGAVVFHDGFRTHREYLGFMQPPRHEHVIYDVHRYQCFQREDLDMDIHGHLDKAGNLWRREGEEMQRELGLPAIVGEWSLGLNLQVVSLWAEGPYNHALEHLDPFQTDVAYRAYAAAQLLAFEQFHGWFFWSYRTETTPEWCFRECVELGWLPAHFD; via the coding sequence ATGCCCGATCACGTTGCCGTCATGCCAGCCACCCGCCTTCGTGGTGTCAACCTCGGCGGCTGGCTGGTGCTGGAAAAATGGATGACGCCGAGCCTGTTCCAAGGGCTCGCCGCCACGGACGAGACCACCTGGTGCGCGGAACTGGGCCGCGACGCACCGGCAAGGCTTCGCCATCACTGGGAAAACTTCATCACGCGCGACGATTTTGCCTGGCTGGCCGACGTTGGCATCAACGCGGTGCGCATCCCTTTAGGGCACTGGATCTTCGGCCCGCCGTACCCGTATCACCCCAAGTATGGCGCCGATCCCCATCCCTTTGTGGAGGGCGGCATCGACGTGCTGGACCTCGCCATGGGCTGGGCCGAGCAGTTCGGCCTTTGGGTGATCCTGGACCTCCACGCGGCCCCGGGCTGCCAGAACGGCTTCGACAACGGCGGCATCCTGAACGTCTGCGAATGGCACACCCGGGAAGACTACCTGGCCCACTCGGTCGATGTGCTCGGTCGGCTGGCCGAACGTTATGGCGGATCATCGGCCCTTTACGGGATCCAGATGCTCAACGAGCCGCGCTGGGACGTGCCCACGCCGCTGCTCGAGGATTACTACCGGCGCGCCTACGATGCCATCCGGGCGCACTACCCGCCGGAGCGGGGGGCGGTGGTCTTCCACGACGGCTTCCGCACCCACCGCGAATACCTGGGCTTCATGCAGCCGCCCCGGCACGAACACGTCATCTACGACGTGCACCGATACCAATGCTTCCAGCGCGAAGATCTGGATATGGACATCCACGGCCATCTCGATAAGGCGGGCAACTTGTGGCGCCGCGAGGGCGAAGAGATGCAGCGGGAATTGGGCCTGCCGGCCATCGTGGGCGAATGGAGCCTGGGGCTCAATCTCCAGGTGGTGTCGCTCTGGGCCGAAGGGCCGTACAACCACGCCCTCGAGCACCTGGACCCGTTCCAGACGGATGTGGCCTACCGCGCCTACGCCGCCGCGCAGCTGCTGGCTTTCGAGCAGTTCCACGGATGGTTCTTCTGGAGCTATCGCACCGAAACCACGCCCGAGTGGTGTTTCCGCGAGTGCGTGGAACTGGGATGGCTGCCGGCGCACTTCGATTGA
- a CDS encoding PAS domain S-box protein, whose translation MRSAERYRQLAVNYLDLIQALPYPVALFRVTDRRMVLANSRFCKDFQVPENSGITDENGDRRNSSLEPDDHPPLRIRMIDEGTIRLDTSDGRQVCIDAQAHPFRYDGEACWLVTSVPVPAQEMPATPTAKQEENYRALVENLNDIVYTTDVHAVVTYVSPNIQQVSGFEPREVIGRNFIEFVHPDDLPGRMDQFLNILAGGQQATEYRMITKTGDIKWARTSARPIVRSGAVVGVQGILVDITDRKEIEKALRHSEEKYRILVQNSKDAIFVIQDDYIKFMNPSASEILGYDWERIAEIPFWEFIHPDDRPMIEHRLELRLRGEGLPDRAAFRILNREGAVRDVDLNSVLINWEEKPAVLNFLRDVTVQKLMEEQLRSAQKMEAIGTLSGGIAHNFNNLLMGIHGSASLSLKELPPSTNASRHLEKIVSLVQSGAKLTHQLLDYARGGKPKMSTVNLNQLVREAADTLSATKKHIQIHQHLSEDIPAIKADQGQIEQVLLNLLLNAADAMPNGGHVHIHTCCLNGFEIQGKPTLPKDSTYVRIRVSDTGTGIPEEIQDRIFEPFFTTKGLGQGTGLGLSTVYGIVKNHKGEIHLESEIDRGATFSIYLPAQPPTAACPVSKDPPQQVMGRGTLLLVDDESSVLEPSAALLAQMGYKVLKASDGSTAITLFEQHWKTIDLVVLDLVMPNISGRDLYYQFKEIDPQVNVVLSSGFGPSDQTEELLRNGCLELLHKPYDVAMLSTTMREILARGATA comes from the coding sequence ATGAGATCGGCGGAACGATACCGACAGCTTGCCGTCAATTATCTCGATCTTATCCAAGCCCTCCCCTATCCCGTCGCCCTGTTCCGCGTGACCGATCGTCGGATGGTGCTGGCGAACAGCCGCTTTTGCAAGGATTTCCAAGTCCCTGAAAACTCAGGAATCACAGACGAAAATGGCGACCGCCGCAATTCGTCCTTAGAACCGGACGACCACCCCCCCCTCCGTATTCGCATGATAGACGAGGGGACGATCCGCCTCGACACCAGTGACGGCCGGCAGGTTTGCATAGACGCCCAGGCCCATCCTTTTCGATACGACGGCGAGGCGTGCTGGCTGGTGACCTCCGTGCCGGTGCCGGCGCAGGAGATGCCTGCAACCCCAACTGCAAAGCAGGAAGAGAACTATCGCGCGCTGGTGGAGAATTTAAACGATATCGTTTACACCACCGATGTCCATGCCGTGGTCACCTATGTCAGCCCCAATATCCAACAAGTGTCGGGATTTGAACCGCGTGAAGTGATCGGCAGAAACTTTATCGAGTTCGTGCATCCCGACGATCTGCCGGGCCGAATGGACCAGTTTTTAAACATTCTGGCCGGCGGCCAACAGGCCACGGAATACCGGATGATCACCAAAACGGGCGACATCAAATGGGCTCGAACCAGCGCCCGTCCCATCGTGCGCAGCGGCGCCGTCGTGGGCGTTCAGGGCATCCTCGTGGATATTACGGACCGCAAGGAGATCGAAAAGGCGCTTCGGCATTCCGAAGAAAAGTACCGGATACTGGTTCAAAACTCGAAAGATGCCATCTTCGTCATCCAGGACGACTATATCAAGTTCATGAACCCCAGCGCGTCGGAGATCCTGGGATATGATTGGGAGCGCATCGCCGAGATCCCGTTCTGGGAATTCATCCACCCGGACGACCGGCCGATGATCGAACATCGTTTGGAACTGCGCCTGCGCGGCGAGGGGCTCCCCGACCGCGCCGCCTTCCGAATCTTGAACAGAGAAGGGGCGGTGAGGGACGTGGACCTGAATTCCGTGCTGATCAACTGGGAAGAAAAACCGGCGGTGCTCAATTTTCTGAGAGATGTCACCGTACAAAAGTTGATGGAGGAGCAACTGCGCAGCGCCCAGAAGATGGAAGCCATCGGCACCCTGTCCGGAGGGATCGCGCACAATTTCAACAACCTGCTCATGGGCATCCACGGCAGCGCATCCCTGTCATTGAAAGAGCTGCCCCCGTCGACAAACGCATCTCGACATCTGGAAAAAATCGTCAGCCTGGTCCAAAGCGGCGCCAAACTGACCCATCAACTGCTGGATTACGCCCGGGGCGGGAAGCCCAAAATGAGCACCGTGAATTTGAATCAACTGGTCAGGGAGGCCGCCGACACCCTCTCGGCCACCAAAAAGCACATCCAGATCCATCAGCATCTGTCTGAAGACATTCCAGCCATAAAAGCGGATCAGGGGCAAATTGAGCAGGTCTTGTTGAATCTGTTGTTGAATGCCGCCGATGCCATGCCCAACGGCGGCCATGTCCATATCCACACCTGCTGCCTCAACGGCTTTGAAATCCAGGGCAAACCCACACTGCCCAAAGACTCGACCTATGTCCGGATACGCGTGTCCGACACCGGCACGGGCATCCCCGAAGAGATTCAAGATCGCATTTTCGAACCTTTTTTTACCACCAAGGGATTGGGGCAGGGCACCGGTTTGGGCCTCTCCACCGTGTATGGCATCGTGAAAAATCATAAAGGAGAAATCCACCTCGAATCCGAAATCGATCGTGGGGCGACGTTTTCCATATACCTGCCGGCTCAACCGCCCACTGCGGCGTGCCCTGTTTCAAAAGACCCGCCGCAACAGGTTATGGGAAGAGGGACCCTATTGCTGGTCGATGATGAGTCGTCGGTTCTTGAACCCAGTGCCGCCTTGCTGGCGCAGATGGGCTACAAGGTCTTGAAGGCGTCCGACGGGTCCACCGCCATCACCCTGTTCGAACAGCACTGGAAAACCATCGACCTGGTCGTGCTGGATCTTGTCATGCCCAATATCAGCGGCCGGGATCTTTACTACCAGTTCAAGGAAATCGATCCACAGGTCAACGTCGTGCTCTCCAGCGGTTTCGGTCCGTCTGACCAAACAGAGGAATTGCTCAGGAACGGGTGTCTCGAACTCCTGCACAAACCCTATGATGTAGCGATGCTTTCCACGACCATGAGAGAGATTCTGGCCCGCGGCGCAACAGCATAG
- a CDS encoding class I adenylate-forming enzyme family protein yields the protein MQRLPLLNAYIDYWSENRPDQAAMIQHEDGKTVSYKKFRSLIDFFALRLLDMGIGKGDRVATQLVLVPEHVMLMYACFKIGAMIAPLDLRLKKEEVVRDINKIAPKAFFFLGNTPVTDFRDIGRAVKAACPGVAHLVQFTPDPKPGEIIDGAIGITDMMKKGRLVRLKLADLFLKRLKRAYAQIDTHTPALIIYTTGTTGEPKPAMLCHENIIVQNQILERGIGLPDTGNGPAYVTLVNLPPSHVGCVTETMMTTFFKGGTAVLLRIFDVEATLAAIQKHKVTLLGQIPTQFRMLWNHPNYAAYDLSSLQYVAYAGAAGDTPFLTRLAAMAPRFGTGIGMTENAGFATFTPPGISVEEMAGQVGRAFPDLAEVTIRRPMTADGRAGEEMPTGETGEICYHPPIVFQGYFNQPEETAKAISKEGILYTGDLGYFKEMGSYKALYLSGRRKFVIKQKGYNVFPNEVEAHIAGLEGVDMVDVIGAKHAVFDEGILAFVRLKEGSQLTADQIMDHCKSIAAYKRPQHIEIWPHDKAFPLTRSAKVDKLKLAEMADDIIGRLRREGKWDEKSI from the coding sequence ATGCAGAGGCTTCCGCTGTTGAACGCCTACATCGACTACTGGTCCGAAAACCGGCCGGACCAGGCCGCCATGATCCAGCATGAGGACGGCAAAACGGTCTCGTATAAAAAATTCAGAAGCCTCATCGATTTTTTTGCGCTTCGACTGCTGGACATGGGTATCGGGAAAGGCGACCGGGTGGCCACCCAACTGGTGCTGGTACCCGAACACGTCATGTTGATGTATGCCTGTTTCAAGATCGGTGCGATGATCGCCCCGTTGGACTTGAGGTTGAAAAAGGAGGAGGTTGTCCGCGACATCAACAAAATCGCGCCAAAGGCCTTCTTTTTTCTGGGGAACACGCCGGTCACCGATTTTCGTGACATCGGCCGAGCGGTGAAGGCCGCCTGCCCCGGCGTCGCGCATCTGGTGCAATTCACACCCGACCCGAAACCCGGCGAGATCATCGATGGGGCCATCGGCATCACCGACATGATGAAGAAGGGGCGGCTCGTCCGGCTGAAGCTTGCCGATCTGTTCCTCAAGCGCCTGAAGAGGGCCTACGCGCAAATCGATACCCATACCCCGGCCCTGATCATTTATACCACCGGCACAACGGGCGAGCCCAAACCGGCTATGCTCTGTCACGAAAACATCATCGTTCAAAACCAGATTCTGGAGAGGGGCATCGGCCTGCCCGACACCGGCAACGGTCCGGCGTATGTCACGCTGGTGAATCTTCCCCCCAGCCATGTCGGTTGTGTGACCGAAACGATGATGACGACCTTCTTTAAAGGCGGAACGGCGGTCTTGTTGCGGATATTCGACGTGGAGGCGACCCTGGCCGCGATCCAGAAGCACAAGGTGACCCTGCTGGGGCAGATCCCCACCCAGTTCCGCATGCTCTGGAACCACCCGAACTATGCCGCCTACGATCTTTCCAGCCTGCAGTATGTGGCCTATGCCGGCGCGGCCGGCGACACGCCCTTCCTGACGAGGCTCGCCGCCATGGCGCCCCGCTTCGGAACCGGCATCGGGATGACGGAAAATGCCGGTTTTGCCACCTTCACGCCCCCGGGTATTTCGGTGGAGGAGATGGCCGGACAGGTGGGCCGGGCCTTTCCCGATCTGGCGGAAGTCACCATCCGCCGCCCCATGACCGCGGACGGTCGTGCCGGCGAGGAGATGCCCACCGGTGAAACCGGCGAGATCTGTTACCACCCGCCGATCGTGTTCCAGGGATACTTCAACCAGCCGGAAGAGACCGCCAAGGCGATTTCCAAGGAGGGGATTCTCTACACCGGTGACCTCGGCTATTTCAAGGAGATGGGAAGCTACAAAGCATTGTACCTGTCCGGCCGGCGCAAGTTCGTGATCAAGCAGAAGGGATACAATGTCTTCCCCAACGAGGTGGAAGCGCACATCGCCGGGCTCGAAGGCGTGGACATGGTGGATGTGATCGGCGCCAAGCATGCCGTGTTCGACGAGGGGATCCTCGCCTTCGTGCGCCTGAAGGAAGGGTCGCAGCTGACGGCCGACCAGATCATGGACCATTGCAAATCCATCGCCGCCTACAAGCGCCCGCAGCATATCGAAATCTGGCCCCACGACAAGGCGTTCCCCCTGACGCGCAGCGCCAAGGTCGATAAGCTGAAGTTGGCCGAAATGGCCGATGATATCATCGGCCGCCTGAGACGCGAGGGGAAGTGGGATGAAAAATCGATATGA
- the rarD gene encoding EamA family transporter RarD produces the protein MSKRIISNALAPSARKRGMDRAVPGAAAGIAAFGIWALFPIYFNQFGQEVSPWEILLHRMLWSGVILLGFVLVTGRRSRVLELLRRRPGAMTALAGSALAMAANWAVFIWAVTHGQILQSSLGYYINPLFNVFLGYCFLGERLQPLQRLSVAIAAGGVLFALIGYGRVPWLALLMAACFGIYGLIRKQVEVDSVTGLLLETLLMFPVAAGWLIAMHLGGETVFLQTGLRKDLLLIGTGFITLLPLLFFAVAARRLRLATLGLVQYIAPTGHFLISVYLYGEPFTAADAITFGCIWIGLALYTADMWRHHRLMRRIVK, from the coding sequence ATGAGCAAACGCATCATTTCAAACGCATTGGCGCCATCTGCTCGCAAGCGCGGCATGGATCGTGCGGTGCCGGGAGCGGCCGCCGGCATCGCGGCATTCGGCATATGGGCTCTCTTTCCGATTTATTTCAACCAGTTCGGACAGGAGGTGTCACCCTGGGAGATCCTACTGCACCGCATGCTCTGGTCCGGGGTGATCCTGCTCGGGTTCGTCCTGGTGACCGGACGGCGCAGCCGGGTCCTGGAGCTGCTCAGGCGGCGGCCCGGCGCCATGACGGCCCTGGCCGGCAGCGCCCTGGCCATGGCGGCCAACTGGGCCGTATTCATATGGGCCGTGACCCACGGCCAGATCCTGCAGAGCAGCCTGGGTTACTATATCAATCCACTGTTCAACGTCTTTCTGGGCTACTGCTTCCTGGGTGAGCGGCTGCAGCCGCTCCAGCGCCTCTCCGTGGCCATTGCAGCCGGCGGCGTCCTCTTTGCACTGATCGGCTATGGCCGAGTTCCCTGGCTGGCTCTGTTGATGGCCGCCTGTTTCGGCATCTACGGGCTGATCCGCAAACAGGTCGAGGTCGACAGCGTCACCGGCTTGCTGTTGGAAACCCTGCTCATGTTTCCCGTGGCCGCTGGATGGCTGATCGCCATGCACCTGGGCGGCGAAACCGTCTTCCTGCAGACCGGCCTGCGCAAGGATCTTCTGTTGATCGGTACCGGATTCATTACCCTGCTGCCGCTGCTGTTTTTTGCGGTCGCGGCCCGACGGTTACGGCTGGCCACCCTGGGGCTGGTCCAGTACATCGCACCCACCGGCCACTTTCTGATCAGCGTCTACCTCTACGGAGAGCCCTTCACCGCGGCCGACGCCATCACCTTCGGCTGCATCTGGATCGGGCTGGCGCTCTATACCGCCGACATGTGGCGCCATCATCGCCTGATGAGGCGAATAGTGAAATAG
- a CDS encoding YebG family protein has product MPSITKQEADAYDQMIDAAAELADLIETGGIAVDEYVLEELTIFMAENAQKIRQMFKKLTHRFP; this is encoded by the coding sequence ATGCCGTCGATTACCAAACAGGAAGCCGACGCATACGATCAGATGATCGATGCCGCCGCCGAACTCGCCGATCTCATCGAAACGGGCGGGATCGCTGTGGACGAGTACGTCCTGGAAGAACTGACGATATTTATGGCTGAAAATGCTCAAAAAATCAGGCAAATGTTCAAAAAGCTGACCCATCGATTCCCTTGA
- a CDS encoding carbohydrate ABC transporter permease, with the protein MPLRTARTAPYLFLAPFVLSFLIFGAYPIVRSVMLSFYITSGPEAQHFVGLDNYLHLLQDPDFWTAVRNTATFALGSVLLQLPLSLGLALLLNRADIRGRNVFRFIFFSPNLMGLVFSALLFMLILAPRFGLLNAALHALFGLPSTTRWLSTPGLVMPALIMVALWLYTGFNMVYFLAALQAVDGELYEAATIDGAGRWAQFRHVTLPGIRPVLIFVVVLSTIGSFQLFELAFLLLGNSSGPDQAGLTIVMYLYQNGFLGGDLGYAAAIGWTLALMVLLLALVQLRITGTGKEAR; encoded by the coding sequence ATGCCGCTGCGCACCGCCCGCACCGCGCCCTATCTCTTCCTGGCGCCCTTCGTCCTCAGCTTCCTGATCTTCGGGGCCTATCCCATCGTCCGCAGCGTGATGCTCTCTTTCTACATCACCTCGGGTCCCGAGGCCCAGCATTTCGTCGGCCTGGACAACTACCTGCATCTTCTGCAGGACCCCGATTTCTGGACCGCGGTCCGCAACACCGCCACCTTCGCCCTGGGCAGCGTCCTTCTGCAACTGCCCCTCAGCCTGGGGCTGGCCCTGCTCCTCAACCGCGCCGACATCCGCGGCCGCAATGTCTTCCGCTTCATCTTTTTTTCGCCCAACCTGATGGGTTTGGTCTTCTCGGCCCTGCTGTTCATGCTCATTCTGGCCCCCAGGTTCGGTCTGCTCAACGCCGCCCTGCACGCCCTGTTCGGCCTGCCCTCGACCACCCGCTGGCTCTCCACGCCGGGCCTGGTCATGCCGGCGCTCATCATGGTGGCCCTGTGGCTCTACACCGGCTTCAACATGGTGTATTTCCTGGCCGCCCTGCAAGCGGTGGACGGCGAACTTTACGAGGCCGCCACCATCGACGGGGCCGGCCGCTGGGCCCAGTTCCGGCACGTGACCCTGCCCGGCATCCGGCCGGTGCTGATCTTCGTGGTGGTGCTCTCGACCATCGGATCGTTCCAACTCTTCGAACTCGCCTTTTTACTGCTTGGCAACAGCTCGGGGCCCGACCAGGCCGGCCTGACCATCGTCATGTACCTCTACCAGAACGGGTTTCTGGGCGGGGACCTCGGCTACGCGGCCGCCATCGGCTGGACCCTGGCGCTCATGGTGCTGCTCCTGGCGCTGGTGCAGCTGCGCATCACCGGTACGGGAAAGGAGGCGCGCTGA